Genomic DNA from Leptolyngbyaceae cyanobacterium:
ATTTGTTCGATTACCCATAATAAAGCTTGTTTGTAGTGAGGACTAAAGTCCTCACTCTAAGGACTAAAGTCCTTACTACAAACTTCTAACATAGTCACTAAAAAGAGGTTTTCAATGAAGCGAGTGATGTTTGTTTGTAAGAAAAATTCTCGTCGTTCTCACATGGCGGAGGGGTTTGGTAAAACATTAGGAAAAGGCAAAATATCTGTTACTAGTTCGGGATTGGAAGCTTCTCAAGTAGACCCGATTACCGTGCAAGTAATGGATGAAGTTGGTATTGATATTAGCGCCCAAACTTCTAAAGCTTTAAGTAATTTCAATCCGGAAGATTACGATGCGGTAATTTCTCTGTGCGGATGTGGGGTGAATTTGCCAGAACCTTGGGTATTGCGAGAAGTTTTTCAAGATTGGCAATTAGACGATCCCGAAGGCGAATCAATTGAAACTTTCCGTCGAGTCAGAGATGAGGTGAAAGAACGAGTGGCAAATTTGATTGAATCTCTCAGTTAACTAGCAGGGAAGATTTATGAAGAAAAGCCTAAATTTTTAATGTGGAGGTTTTCTAGGAAGGCGATCGTTATAAAATGATATTGAGGAATTAAAAAATCTTGGCTTTCCTCAAGAAGAGGTGCCTGAATCATGAGTACCATGAAGGTAGAAATTCTAGGTTCTGGCTGTAAGAAGTGTCAGCAACTAGAAAATAATGCTCGTGAAGCAGTTTCCCATCTGGGAATTGATGC
This window encodes:
- the arsC gene encoding arsenate reductase, glutathione/glutaredoxin type, whose translation is MKRVMFVCKKNSRRSHMAEGFGKTLGKGKISVTSSGLEASQVDPITVQVMDEVGIDISAQTSKALSNFNPEDYDAVISLCGCGVNLPEPWVLREVFQDWQLDDPEGESIETFRRVRDEVKERVANLIESLS